CCTCCCTGCCAAGTCACACTTCTTGGATGAACATTCATTATTGCAAGCAGCTGTGTGGAAATGAAATCTCTTGATCTATcctgtgcttttaaaaaaaaaaaaaaaagctattaatgaatgaattgatGTCATGCATATGCacatcttttacatttaaattgcatctttttgtacattttatacATCTGACAATGAAGTATGTGGAGAAGACGAAATGCTCAAATTAAACCTTCCATTGTGGAAGAAACGAGgtttgtggcagtttcttgcaaacattcatttaataattctattgaacactgtacatggagcaATGATATATAAATTTTAGTACAAACAATTATTTAGGTCCATTTTGCATTGacagaaaatatttacaaaaggcATATCAGTTTAATTTCAACATTAAACTAAAACTATTTCCTCAGGGTTTAGAGCTTAAGACATCCATGTAAatgtcatgatagaaatgatcaagCTTTTCTCTCATTGACAGGATAAGCTCCTCATCTCTAAAGATTCTCTCAACTGTAAAGTCAGTGTGGGAATCTGTAATAaaatcacaccactgaagtccGCTTACAGCCAATTGGCCTTGAACCTGATAATAGTATTTGTGACTCTTCTTAAGGCAGGCCTGACCTTTAAGTGCGATTAGGTGTTTAGCTTGTGCGGCATTTTTAACATCGTAACTCTTTACCTCAGCTAACCCAAATGGCGGTGTTTCCTTTGGGTTGAAGACTTTAGCATCAGGGCTGGCTCCGAGGTGAGGTGCATCAGGGTGGATGATGAACCcacactgcagcacagagaCATCACACAAATCTGAATATTGCCTCAGTATTTCAGGTTCCAGATCCAACCCCCTTTTCATAGCACCTGTCTGGGGAGTTCCTCTCAGAATATATGCTGGAGGCTAGGCAGTGATCCAACACAGCAATGCTCGTTGTTGCCACATTTTTGATATGAGCGTGATGGATTTATGGACACTAAGAGGTGACAGCGCTGTCTGCTCCCTGGTggactgtgttaaaaaaaaaaaaaaaaatgctggccTTGAGTACACTAAAAAATACTGCATCTGATTTCAGCAGTTGCTATTCTCTTGAATGTTCTGAATTTCATGGATAAGAATGAAGCATGCGTATAAAAAAACTTGTAATTCGTTTGTTTAAGGTGTAAGGTTTTCAGTGAATTATGGGGTCATACTGTGTGAGAGTTGCttgctgtgtctctctgtaGGAAACCAGAGCAAACCTGGTCCCCAGGCTGGTTTGGAAGAACCTCTCGTTCCAATTCAAAAGTAAAATGTACATGTTGCATTCATTTAGGGCCAGAATTTGTTTGACAAAGATACCATTTTTGTAAATTTGCCTGTGCACACCACCACAttagattttaaatcaatcactatatgattgaagtgcagactttcagctttatttcaaaGGGTTTAAACATTTTAGCAGGAACTATTTaagagttacagccatttttatacaactCAAATACTCCACAGTACTCCAAATAACTGGACAATTGGCTGATatgcagtttcatggccaggtgaggcctgttccccTGTTATTTCATGCcaaatgaagcagacataatatctgaaattgattctaaaaaatctgaaaaaaataaaccaaacctATCAGAGACAGCaaaactttcaaagtaaaatcatgggtcactagtgtttattgatgatgcgACTGCTGATAGAGGCAGCAGGATGGATTGTGAAGTGTACTGGGCTATGCTCTCCACTTGGATTcagacaaatgctgcaaaactgattggaCAGTACTACACAATGTAAAAGGATAATGGCCCAAAGCAAATAGTAAAAGCAACCCAAGATATTCTCAGggtaaagaaatgggatattcttcaatggccaagtcagtcacctgatctcaacaaAGCAGCTTTCATTACTGAAGAAAAATTGAAggcagagacccacaaacaagcaactGCAGATGACTGCAGTAAAGCCCtaagcagagcatctcaagagAGGATCCAcaacatttggtgatgtccattcATTCTCGTCTTCAAGCATTCATTCAAAGACTTCAAGTTAAAACAATCCTTACGTCTAAAACAATGATGCTTTGTTAATTGTCCAATTAATTTCGAGTCTCTGAAAATGGAGAACTATTAATAAAAATGACTCTAAACAATGCAAATTTTTGTAAAACCCTTTgagttaaagctgaaaatcgGCACTTCAAGCACACATCGTTTAAAATCCAATATGGTGGTGCACAGAAGCAAATTCTGGACCCATCCTAAGGTGTGCACGCCTGCACTGCACAGacattaagaatggatgtttgTATGGATGTACAAGATGTCTCAAGTATTCACAGATTCTGGATTTGTAATGACAGAGGATGTACTGATTTTAAAACCTTTTGAGCAGATAAACTGAAATTTTCATATGTGGAAATCATATCTGACACAAATGATTTTTAGAGATGTATAAAAAACATGGCTGCAGAACATTTAAGTAGATCAAACAGATCCTGGGTTACCCAGTAAAAAAGCATCTGAGTGCATTTATACTTTCAAAAACCAAGACACTAAAAAGAgaaagttttattaaaaatggcACATTTATTGCTACATTACTGTTATATACACAACAGTTCTCAATATCtactttatatataaaaaaataggaAACTGGAGGCACTTTGAGGACTTAGCCTACATAGATGTTGCCCCCAAACATGAGTGAAGACAGATCTGTAGCAGGTCGCCtgttgtggaggacagaaaaggTCAGGTGCTTGTGTTTTGATACAGGGTTACTGCAGACACATCTTTCatatgtaaagaaataaaaagtctTTAGTAGCAATAAACcacatcacaaaaacacaatgttgTTGTGGGGGGAAAAGACCAGAATAAGTGGTAAAGAAAAATTATATCTGAGGCTACCCCGATAGGCAAAATTTGTGAAATAATGAGAAATACTGTTACATTTCAGTATCGGCTTGCAATGATAATGCTGATAAGGACATATCATACAGCTGTACATATGTATCAATTCACATGCCAGTTTAGAACAAAATCATAAGTAAAAATCTGAACACAAAAGATGTACAATTTTCAGCATCAAAGTTGTAGACCAGATAAGTCAGCTTACATctcttgacacacacacacacacacacacacacacacacacacacacagaagcacgtCACGGAGTGTGATTCTTCATTTAGGTATTTGAGACGCTGACAAGGGTTACTGAAGTGTATATGCTTTTATACATCTCTATTATAAAAAGGTACAACCTAGAACTCCTTAAATCCGCTGTGTAGCAGAGACGTATTCAGGCACTGGTGAGAACCAATATCAAAACTCCCGCAGTCAGGAAAATGACCAAGGCCACCCTTTTTGATTCATCTTAAGCTTAATATTATTATGAAACAACAAATGTTGTTGCAGATTGTGCAGATCACCACCCCCCCTTCCTCCAAAATTAATCAACAGGCTCaaagagcctgaagcagaaggGGGTaagccaaaggaaaaaaactgtcaaacagCAGAACAATCAAACTACAAACAGCCTGACAGGTTTGTGGTCAAATAgggagtaaaaaaataaaataagatagtCACAACATGTGATGCTGCAGCCAGACGATTCTTGTCATTTCTACCCCCCACACCTGGCACCCAAGAAAACACCTCACTTTGTTCCTGTAATCTAAACTGGGTCATCTTACACttaaaacaatttaaacaacaacaaaaaaaacaaaacatttcaaatgataCAAACAAAACTCTTACAACTATTTTacagagtaaaaaataaaacaaaaacaaaaacaatcacaaaTCAATTCTACAAAATGAAGATCCTTGTAACAGGCTCTGCAATTGTTCCAAAggggaaggaaaacaaacagaacaacaaaCGCTCAACACAGAGCAACCAAAACAAGTCAGTCAGTGGCAATAAATTCTCCAAAAGATAGCAGTAACACTCATGATCCCTTTAAATACTCAGTTATTTCTGTCTTCTAGCAAAATGTAATTTACCACAACACAAACTGCTCTGAGACTTGTGTTAAGTAGGTTTATCATGCTGTAACAGTGTCTTTATTCATGATTGGATGTGGGCGGGCTGATGCAGCTGAAACTGAGAACGATGCTCAAGTCCTCACAGGCGGGGTTGGGATGTCAGTATGCGCGGTTGATTCAACAGCACTGTGGGTTCTGCACTGAGTCACGTTTTCATGTCCGCAGTGAATCTCTCTCCGGCAGTCTTTCCGTTCCACTTGCATGGCAGTGACAGTAACAGACGTACAGGACTTTGAGTTCAGGTATCCACAGTTCAAGAGCAGAAATGAACCCAGTGCGAGTGTGCGACGCCTTTTCAGCCATGGTAATAAATGTAGGAAATGCAGCCCGGATTACCAGCATGTCAAATAGAGGAGTAAGCTCTTACTGGCAGGATATCTCCAAACCTACCTCTGTAATTCAGTCAAGAGCATATTTATGATTTCCATCAACCAAACACTATGCATTAAGCCCACTTCAGGCATAACTGAACAGAGACAAATCCGCCCTCTTTGCTTGTGAAGATGTAAGACCTCCTTTTCTGATGGGAATGCCAATAATTATCCACCAATACAAATCCTAACTTTGCTCACGTGAGCAATTGATCCAAATGCTTCATTTGATCCAAACAAGTTTTGCTCCCAAAGCATAaagcaatttttaaaatgtcttaCAAAACCATGATGATCATAATGTTTTATGTCCAGTTTCCACACTCTTTAAACCAGTGTCCTCGGTTTAATGTGTTGCTATGTGGAGATCAATAAAtctttcttcttcactttttgtattGGTGTACTTGTTATTCATCGTCAGGAATGTGGCCACCTGCTTTGTCAGtaaggtgtgtgcgtgtgtttcccAACAGTCAATTAACACGCTGAGATGCATGCCAATGAAATATTAAGGCCACTTGTTCTAAGGGCTGTACAATCGACAGGAActagaagagaaaagagaaaaaggttAATATCTTCTATTGAAACAAGCGCTGAAAACAATGTAAAAGACGTAGATGTTCTCACTGTAAACTCACCTGAGAGTTACATATGGCTCACAGGGTTGTGTCCATCTCCTCCTACAGCAGGGTGACCCCCACCAAGCTGCATCTGGGGGTCCACACCGGACACTTTCTCCTCTTCCCTCCTCTTGAGGCAGGCGGCCTTTGGGTTCAAATTACGCtctttgaagaaaaataaaaaaatacatattaattaaaaacacagaaaactggaCTTTTTAGGCTTAGAGAAATCCTTAAAGACCATAAAGCAGAGTTGTGAGCATACAAATGGGTTACTATAGAAGAGGGATATGACAAAAGAGAAAAGCAAGACATGAGAATGGCAAGTATAGCAAGAACTGCAGGTGTTTGGCAGAAAAGCAGGGATATACTTCCTCAGATGCTCTCCCTTTCGTctcctttcttttgtttttgtatgcGATACAGGCAAAGAGAAAGCCGCAATTCACACATTGGAACAGAATTAAAGAAGAGACTGTCCTTTAGGTGACTGACAACTTGTGTTCAGCTATGTCTGAAAGATGGCTGGCTGCCTGTGTGGATCAGACCGTAATGTATTGGCTGACCTACCTCGCACCTGCTTCTCCAGACCCAGTATGACCTGGACAGCCTGCTGCAGGATGACCAGCTTGGTCTGGGCCTTGTCGCTCTGCAGGTGGACCTGACACATCCTGCCCAGCTCTCTGAAGGCTTCGTTTATGTCACGAACACGCACTCTCTCCCTAGCGTTGTTAGCAAGGCGGCGGTCAcgctccctctgctccttctCCTCAGCCGTCAGGTTCTCATCGGTCACAGAGACAAGGCTGCAGCTGGGAGGACAAGTGGGGGTTGGAGGGGCTGGTTAACAAACCCAAATCACAACCCTCACTGACTCTAGGTAAGATGGTTTTGCTAAAATTGTAGTTACACTGGTTCAAAGAATTTAAACTAGTACTGTTCTGTTCCCTATCAGAGTTCTTGTTCTGTTACCTGGAAAATTTTGATCTTGACACTGACTGCAAACTCCCACAAAGAGACCAGTGACATTTCTAATGAAGATCTCAGTGGAGCAGGTCTGTACTGCAGGAGTGTGTGCGTgggcaaaatatgaaaaaattatAATGCACACCTTTTCATTCAGTGTGTGGGTTGAGGAAGCTCAACACTGAGGGACTTCAAGCCCAAACTGGATCAAAATGCAACAGTTGACCAGCATGACCAGGCTTAGGGTACCTAATCACCAAAAAATAGTTTTTGGTCATTTGGGTCCAGGGTGGAAGTTGAGGGGATTATTGTGACTGTCCAGCAGAATGAGAAAAGTTATGGCaagtgagacagaaaaggagagagaggaagcaaCACCCTCTGCCAAATGCATTACGTAGAAagacacagaagaaaaacatgagGAGATACACTGAAGGCATCATGTTAAATACATCAGCAGCAGGAGATGTATTTATCTGAATGAGAGGAAGAGTAGTTCGCTGCTGCCAtctgtaaagaaaatgaaaggggATGGGAGAGTGAATGGcgaaaccttttttttattttaaacagcatAGCAAAGTTAAAGAGttaatgcttgaaagaccaaAACATGCAGCACAAAGACAGTGCTACAAACATGAAAGCAAGGTAATACACAGCACAAAGCCCTGCTTTCATGCTATAAAGCATACTGTGAGAGGAAATTGTAAAACGGACATTAAAACGCTGAAATAACTTAAAATCGCTTTAGAGGTGAATACAAACATAATGAGATAacagtgaggagaaaaaaagcaaatgagtaaacaaaaaagtgttaatgCAGTCAAAAAGTGAAGCAGACAGACATGTAAGCAACCTTCCCTGGAAACAAGCAGCTAGCTATAAGTGAGGCGATGCAGAGCACACAGCAGTCCTGTGTGcattacagaaaaatgaaaatgttttaagatGTACTGAAGAATGGGCTTgtcctaaaaacagccacacagCTTCACTTGTTGCTCCCATGTCTTTGCTTTTTGGCCATTTTAGGAAACAGTGCACAAAGATTAATGTTTAAAATCACGTGGTATGTTTATGACTGCAGATGGAGTAATAATCATCCCAAAAAGACATCTTTAATGTCAGAATAGCAGGACATGGCAGGAGCTGCAAAGTGAAGCCATATgggagttttattttgtaaagttgCCCTTCCCTTCCACTTCCTTCCTCCTTGGACACCCACTGACCTCGAACTTGCTGCTCCAGGTTGAGTATAACGTTAACAGCCTGTTGCAGTATGATCAGTTTGGTTTGTGGTTTCTCATTGTTCAGATGGAGCTGACACATGCGGCCCAGCTCCTTAAAAGCCTCGTTGATGTCCCGCACACGTAGCCGTTCGCGGGCGTTGTTTGCCAACCTCCGCACTTTCTCCCGCTCAGCCTTAATCTCCACTGGTagatcttcatcatcatcatcctcatcatccaGACTAGTGAGGAGTCATGGTAGATGAGGAGGTAGGAAACAACAGTATGGGTACAGTTCACTAGTGTACATCTGTCCTGATAAAAGACACCATATTGCTAAAGCTACAAAATCTTTAGCAATAAATACCAACTACACTGAGTTCCTGTCAAATTTACAACAGTATGCTGAGCCAATAAAGAGTAATCTCTAACAAAAACGATTACATTAATAAGGTTTAAAAAGATTCTGGACACCTTGTACGAGGGCGggatttcatttcttttttctcgtCTTCTGACTTGTCTGTCATGGAGCAGTTCTCATCGTCCTCATTCAGCTCTTGTTTGATAGCAGCAGCGGAACGATTTATGTTACCAGGCAGGCCTGcacacagttcagaaacaaagcTACTGAGCACAAATTCTtataaaacacagaaagaaccaaaaaaaaaaataacattaaaaagtcAAAAGGAGGTGTAGTATTAGAATTCTTTGACATGCTGTACAAAATAGAAAGGTACCACGAAGAGAAAATCAtacctgaaaagccttcaggcTGAGAGCCCGGTGGCACAGATGCAGACCCATGGTGCCCATGCAAAAGTCCCCCACTAGATGGCAGACCAGCAGAGTCCTCATGGTGACTGGACACCTTGAAACAACACTTATTTTTAACACTGGCATAACAGTAGCAAAATGAGTATGCTACTTTCACGGTATACCTTCAATTTAAACTTAAATATTAAACTTAGTCAGCTTTTCTATCCTGCTATTCATAAATCTCACCATTCCCTGCAGGCGACTGGGAAGTCCCACAGCTGCGCTGCCGAAGGCCAGCGGTAACCCTAAGCCTGATGTGAGCAAACCGTGCATTTCAGCAAGTCCTGGCCCGTTGGCATGACGCTGAAGGACATTGATGGCTTCATCCAGATGATCCTCCAGTTTACTCTGCtagagagaaagaagaacagTTGATGATGAGGCATAAAGGCAGAAGTCAGAGCTCTCTCATAAAAATGAAGAGTGAGAAACTGACTCACCATAGACTGAATTCCCCCATCAAAGTTAGGTGAAGGTGTGGCCTGACCAGAAGATCGAGTCCactgggatgcagagccttgaGAAACCAAGATCACAGGgatattcagaaaaaaaaaagcccttaaATATGTAGCCGTCCTTGCAGGTTTGGCCTTTCAGTTGAAGATTAGCACTAATCTTTCCCAAGTTCAATGTGCAGCATGAAAACGACCCCGAACAAGTGTCAAAAAGAACCACCTTCGGCAACAAGTGGAACAGGAAGTCCTGGTACACAGCCCTGAATTCAACATCACTGACCCAGTGTGGgactgaagaagcagcttaAATCCCCAGCAGAACTGTAGCAAGTTCACAAGATGATTCAACAACCTGCCCAGCAGCTTAAAAGCTTTATGTAGAGAGAATTAAACATTACAGACAAAGGGACTTCATATAAAACCAACTAATTAGGAGGGTTTTTCTAATGTTCTTTAGTGAAGCTCCATCCTACAATATTGGGCTGCTTGTAGAGACTGATATTACACAACATCCATCTCACCATCTGagctgtcacacacattcaaagtTTTTCAGAGCTAGATTATAAAAGTCAGCTTGTGTAGTATATTGGCCTTTGccttctgatttctgctgcagctgtgtttcatCTGATTTTTAGTTGGTCAACAATCTTTGTGAtatgatttttcatttttgtgaatgCTGCCTATCAGGCCTTTAAATCTTCTAGTATTTCTTTTCCATGAGGAGTCATGATGCAGACATAGCGATAAGAACAGCCCCGTCCGTCCAAAATAGAAAGATCTCCTGTAATGTCACTGGCATGTAATGGTTGTACAATTAGGCTAACTGGAAATAACAGGCGTACTCAGTTTTGTATTAGTGATCTGGTTTTTAAGTTGTGTACCAGTTTAACTacttttgttgtgtttgatttcttttaggaactcatttttgtttttggctatTCCTAAGAGGAAAGTCTCTTTCTGACTAATGTCAATATTCAAAGTGATATAATTTTAATTCGTTTGACATTTAAATTATATGGCATAGGCTGTACTCACCTCTATCTATACTTTAAACCTAGTTGGAAAATCAAACAGTTTACCAATTTATATGCTGATGAAACTGACCTGAAAAacattattagtttcattttctGTAAGACTAAAACATTGATCCATAACATGAACCGCTACCCACTGGAAGATGCTTTAGAccagaaaatgcaaaaattacCATCTCAAGCTTTTCCCCCTCCATCACATAAGACTGCTGAACAAACAACTAGCATCATCTGAACTCACTGTTTAAACAGCTGTTCTGTTTTAACCACATGGCTCATGAGTAATTTTGACTCCAAGTCAATTACAGATCACAGTTCACTGTGGATATCATTAGTTATTAAGTGCAATGTATGTTTTAAtggtcaaaaataaaaatgaaatgcagagaTTTCTGAATAAGGTAAGACAGACTCACTGCCTTCACTGTAAGCAGACCAACCATGTTCACTGTCATGTGCAGCCAACCATCAAACTGCTGGGAAACTGAGAAAAACTGGTCTGTAATTTTATGAAACTGAACATGTGAAACTGCTGTGATGTGACAGTAAATGTAAAGATGTAGATACAGTAGATATACAATGGCATTCCCAAAGTACAGACTTAATATAAAATTTCAAAGAAAATTATTTCTCTATCTTATATGTATTGCtttcattacttttttattttttatagcaACAGAAGTGCTGATGTATTAGGTGGAGATGAGATCATGCATGGACTAAATGCATAGACAAATAGGGAAGCAACCCAcccctctttttatttttacggTATTTTCCCTTCCTCTCTCATAAGCTATATttgggtggtgtgtgtgtgagaaagatcAAGTGAAGGTTAAGCTGTGAATGGGGTAGTTATATCACCACAGTTATAGTACATCCAAATAAAATACCCTTGTTTGTGCCAGAAAAACCTGCAATTATGCCAAaggtttaaaaatatgaaaaaataaataaatacaattttacacacacacacaaatgtggcAACAGTTTGGTGATAAGAGACATTTCTTACAACTAACTTACAGCCAAATCTGGTGACCTGAATGTCAAGATAGTCTTGGATGCCAAACTTATCTCAGTTCTATGTTTGTACAGTGCCAATGCAAGAAAAAGGCCTTCATGAACTCAATGACACAAGTGACAAAAGTTCATGAACTAAGATTACTTCAGTCCATGTTTCTAACTTAAGATGGTAATCAGCACTATCCCATTTTAACCAAATCCAGCAGCTCACAAGATACATCAATGCAGTGTTTAATTATCCTGGTAATGTAAGTTGAAAGGATAAGTATTATAATTTATTGATGACACTGACTGaacctaaaacacaaaaaagttaACATCCctttacacacaaaattaaaggcTTACTTCCACTTTTAGCCCAACAGATGGAGCTACAATGTCACTTCAAACTGTTCAGACttagaataaaaacattaaatgtttcCAAGTACTTATCATGGCCTTGCAGGACAACACAGGAAAGAACAAATAAATGGGTTGAACAAACTAAGCTACAAAACAGCCACCTGACCTTGAGGCCTCAGGGTTAAAGGACTATAATCACTGACTCACCTGATACAGCCTGAGGAGAGCCAGAGGGAGTAGAAGGGGACGGAGGGAAAGCGTTGCTGTTTGTGTCTGAAGGATAGATCTGGACACAGAATTTTGGggctttaatttaataaaatgcaacatgaTCATTCCTGTGTATTATGCATCAGAACaatcatatttaatatttatagtCCATTATTATCACTTACAGATGCCAAAGCTTTTCCAATCTCGTCACCTGAACTTCCAGGTATTGCACCCTGATTTGCTAAATTTGGGGGGTGGGTGATAATCATGAATTAGAATAGTAGttcctttaaaagaaaacatcaacAGCACTTTTCGAGAAGAAAAGCGTACACATTAAAGGATTTACCCATAATGGTTTCGCTGCCAGTGATGGGGGGTGTGTGGCTGGGGACTCCAAAGCTGCTGGAGCCAGAGTGGAAGCCAGCAGGATGAGCCCCGTTCACTTCACTGCCATGCAGGGGGTAGTTTTGAGGAGAGAGGGGCAGAGGTTGCCGTTTCTTGAaagcaaaaacatgaaacaatttaaaaagagagacagacagaagctcttAATGATGCATTTGTCAACATGTGTGTTGTCGACCTCATCAACAAACCTAAGTGAGAATGCAGATCTTACCAGTCTGACCTGGGGGTTGATGGCAGTGAAGGGACCATGCTGGCTCAGATGGGGGGTGTTGCCCAGCACGGCAGAATAACCAGGCTGAACCATCGACCCGGCAGAGCCCCATGGGTCGGAGGGCGGGTGGAGGCCTTCTGTCAGGGAACATCCAGCAGAGTAAGGGGGGAAGCAATGAGGGCGAGGGAAAACCAGCCACAAGAGATAAAAGGACAATGAAGGCTACATATGAGACATGTCACATTACTGTGATCACTTCATTCAACCGTGATGCACCATTGAACACCCAGGCACCACAGGGTGTTTACTGGCAAACAACTACAGCAGCTACAGTTCATCTGCACTTCCAGAAGAATATAGCAGATAACTAATTTCCCAGCTGTACGAGTTACGAAGGAAAATAAAAGGTATTTATTGTCTATTACAGGTGTGCAATTTTCCTCTCAATTGACAAAGACCTTATAAAAGTGTTTTGGTCAGGCTGAACTTTTCAACCCAACACAGAGAACAAGGGGAGGTTCAAAACATGTTGTTTCAACTGACCTTGCATAAAGAATGGTGGTGGGTAGACGTTTCCTGTCTTGGAGCCTGTGTAGCAAGCATTGTCTCGGTTAAAATCCTCCCCTGAGGCTGATGTATAAacctacaaaaaacaaaacaaaacaaaataaaaaaaaacaaacaaacataaaaaacaaaaaacaaacccaaaacactGTTAATTTCAATGCGTGAACACTTAGCATGATAAAGCTAAATAACTGCTAA
This portion of the Archocentrus centrarchus isolate MPI-CPG fArcCen1 chromosome 17, fArcCen1, whole genome shotgun sequence genome encodes:
- the tcf3a gene encoding transcription factor 3a isoform X1, with amino-acid sequence MAAVETDKELSDLLDFTAMFELPVSNGKNQPTTLNSPKFGGSGIDERNGSNSWGAGEQNSSSFNQGRGYAEEGLYGEQEGMASAPIFGSGIVGKAERRPYSSLGIQPAFMPTEIPIPSPDALSPSGAKPNSQFYSSYAGSNPRRRPSQDPIESQPKKIRKVPPGLPSSVYTSASGEDFNRDNACYTGSKTGNVYPPPFFMQEGLHPPSDPWGSAGSMVQPGYSAVLGNTPHLSQHGPFTAINPQVRLKRQPLPLSPQNYPLHGSEVNGAHPAGFHSGSSSFGVPSHTPPITGSETIMANQGAIPGSSGDEIGKALASIYPSDTNSNAFPPSPSTPSGSPQAVSGSASQWTRSSGQATPSPNFDGGIQSMQSKLEDHLDEAINVLQRHANGPGLAEMHGLLTSGLGLPLAFGSAAVGLPSRLQGMVSSHHEDSAGLPSSGGLLHGHHGSASVPPGSQPEGFSGLPGNINRSAAAIKQELNEDDENCSMTDKSEDEKKEMKSRPRTSLDDEDDDDEDLPVEIKAEREKVRRLANNARERLRVRDINEAFKELGRMCQLHLNNEKPQTKLIILQQAVNVILNLEQQVRERNLNPKAACLKRREEEKVSGVDPQMQLGGGHPAVGGDGHNPVSHM
- the tcf3a gene encoding transcription factor 3a isoform X7, which codes for MASAPIFGSGIVGKAERRPYSSLGIQPAFMPTEIPIPSPDALSPSGAKPNSQFYSSYAGSNPRRRPSQDPIESQPKKIRKVPPGLPSSVYTSASGEDFNRDNACYTGSKTGNVYPPPFFMQEGLHPPSDPWGSAGSMVQPGYSAVLGNTPHLSQHGPFTAINPQVRLKRQPLPLSPQNYPLHGSEVNGAHPAGFHSGSSSFGVPSHTPPITGSETIMANQGAIPGSSGDEIGKALASIYPSDTNSNAFPPSPSTPSGSPQAVSGSASQWTRSSGQATPSPNFDGGIQSMQSKLEDHLDEAINVLQRHANGPGLAEMHGLLTSGLGLPLAFGSAAVGLPSRLQGMVSSHHEDSAGLPSSGGLLHGHHGSASVPPGSQPEGFSGLPGNINRSAAAIKQELNEDDENCSMTDKSEDEKKEMKSRPRTSLDDEDDDDEDLPVEIKAEREKVRRLANNARERLRVRDINEAFKELGRMCQLHLNNEKPQTKLIILQQAVNVILNLEQQVRERNLNPKAACLKRREEEKVSGVDPQMQLGGGHPAVGGDGHNPVSHM
- the tcf3a gene encoding transcription factor 3a isoform X6 gives rise to the protein MFELPVSNGKNQPTTLNSPKFGGSGIDERNGSNSWGAGEQNSSSFNQGRGYAEEGLYGEQEGMASAPIFGSGIVGKAERRPYSSLGIQPAFMPTEIPIPSPDALSPSGAKPNSQFYSSYAGSNPRRRPSQDPIESQPKKIRKVPPGLPSSVYTSASGEDFNRDNACYTGSKTGNVYPPPFFMQEGLHPPSDPWGSAGSMVQPGYSAVLGNTPHLSQHGPFTAINPQVRLKRQPLPLSPQNYPLHGSEVNGAHPAGFHSGSSSFGVPSHTPPITGSETIMANQGAIPGSSGDEIGKALASIYPSDTNSNAFPPSPSTPSGSPQAVSGSASQWTRSSGQATPSPNFDGGIQSMQSKLEDHLDEAINVLQRHANGPGLAEMHGLLTSGLGLPLAFGSAAVGLPSRLQGMVSSHHEDSAGLPSSGGLLHGHHGSASVPPGSQPEGFSGLPGNINRSAAAIKQELNEDDENCSMTDKSEDEKKEMKSRPRTSLDDEDDDDEDLPVEIKAEREKVRRLANNARERLRVRDINEAFKELGRMCQLHLNNEKPQTKLIILQQAVNVILNLEQQVRERNLNPKAACLKRREEEKVSGVDPQMQLGGGHPAVGGDGHNPVSHM
- the tcf3a gene encoding transcription factor 3a isoform X5, with product MAAVETDKELSDLLDFTAMFELPVSNGKNQPTTLNSPKFGGSGIDERNGSNSWGAGEQNSSSFNQGRGYAEEGLYGEQEGMASAPIFGSGIVGKAERRPYSSLGIQPAFMPTEIPIPSPDALSPSGAKPNSQFYSSYAGSNPRRRPSQDPIESQPKKIRKVPPGLPSSVYTSASGEDFNRDNACYTGSKTGNVYPPPFFMQEGLHPPSDPWGSAGSMVQPGYSAVLGNTPHLSQHGPFTAINPQKRQPLPLSPQNYPLHGSEVNGAHPAGFHSGSSSFGVPSHTPPITGSETIMANQGAIPGSSGDEIGKALASIYPSDTNSNAFPPSPSTPSGSPQAVSGSASQWTRSSGQATPSPNFDGGIQSMQSKLEDHLDEAINVLQRHANGPGLAEMHGLLTSGLGLPLAFGSAAVGLPSRLQGMVSSHHEDSAGLPSSGGLLHGHHGSASVPPGSQPEGFSGLPGNINRSAAAIKQELNEDDENCSMTDKSEDEKKEMKSRPRTSLDDEDDDDEDLPVEIKAEREKVRRLANNARERLRVRDINEAFKELGRMCQLHLNNEKPQTKLIILQQAVNVILNLEQQVRERNLNPKAACLKRREEEKVSGVDPQMQLGGGHPAVGGDGHNPVSHM